In the genome of uncultured Fibrobacter sp., the window AAAAGAATTTCATTTGTTTGCCGGAATTGGCGGAGGAATATACGGAGGCGAACTTCTTGGTCACCAATGTTGCGCCGGCGTAGAAATCAGTGAATTTTGCCAAAAGGTATTACAGCAACGGCAAGAAGACGGTTGGATGGACGAATTTGAAATCTATGGCGATTTACGCGCATTAGATGGAAAAAATTTCAAAGGGCAGTTCGACATCCTATGTGGAGGCTTTCCCTGTCAAGCCTTTAGCACCGCAGCACACGGCAAGAACATTGCCGAAAAGAACCTTTGGGACGAGATGTTGCGATTTGTCCAAGAATCGGACGCCCCCGTAGTTTTCGGAGAAAATGTCGTCCTTCGAGCCATATCGAAAGCCAAGCAGGACTTGGAAAAGATTGGCTACAAGGTGCAATTCTGTCGCTTAAGTTGTTCTAACCTCGGCGCAGACCACCAAAGAAACCGCTTTTGGCTTTTAGCCGTGAAAAATCAGGAAATTTTCGAGCATATAAAAAATCACATCACCCAATTGCCAAA includes:
- a CDS encoding DNA cytosine methyltransferase; this translates as MSKALEDESRIKEFHLFAGIGGGIYGGELLGHQCCAGVEISEFCQKVLQQRQEDGWMDEFEIYGDLRALDGKNFKGQFDILCGGFPCQAFSTAAHGKNIAEKNLWDEMLRFVQESDAPVVFGENVVLRAISKAKQDLEKIGYKVQFCRLSCSNLGADHQRNRFWLLAVKNQEIFEHIKNHITQLPKFKGSYWSKNPDELGTDVPINNRREQLKAVGNAQSPFVAASAFRILVNRHIEDGTYTENVSEEEISKVFSKQKTWIKKTFGEEMGLVHTPTTMANYSAPSMMKHQGCRNFKEVFGTPAPKNAEYLMGFPLGASSPEPQKKANFKKWGAK